A region of the Anolis sagrei isolate rAnoSag1 chromosome 4, rAnoSag1.mat, whole genome shotgun sequence genome:
aaatgcagcagctactggtaaatttcaaaataaaaatagttaccaataacattacattaattgaggcatccgtaggttaatgttttttaatatttacgtaaaactgtaatttaagataagactgtccaactctgattaaaccattattctagccttcttcaatgtaaatgagcTTACGtgcccttccaataataataaaaggagtaaaataataaatgtaattaaataataataataataatagagtaaaataatggaaacgtaatagcaacagtaataatagagaaaaataataaatgtaataataataataataaaagagtaaaataataaatgtaataataataaatagagtaaaataatgtaaatgtaataataacaataaatagagtaaaatgataaatgtaataacaacaacagagtaaaataattaataacttTGATTTGAATATAAGTTGaagggaactttttcagcctacaaaagcactgaaaaactcagcttatacctgagtatatacggtatattggtGTCCTGGCTAGGGCTAGTGGCTGTTCCACTATTCCACTGTTCCAATATTTATGATAGTCATGGACTATCCAAAGCAACATTCTATAATAATACTTATGAGTAATAACTCATGCCCTGATCTGATCAAATgaaatatatgttttgttttgtagcCTTCGGATAAAGAGGCATTTAGTCACTCAGTCACAAGTCTAGCTACAGATCCACTGGCTAGTAGTGAACAGAATGGAGGACTCAGTAATGGTGATGGTAAGCTTTGATTTCTAATGTAATATTAATATCATTTTCTTAATTCTTTGTCTATTCATTTCAAATGATGTGCTCTCATTTCCATATGTGTCCATAagaaggagctcccggtggcatagtgggttaaactggagagctgctgaacttgctgactgaaaggtcagcagtttgaatctggggagcgggttgagctcccattgttagcctcaaCCTACCAGtccaaaaaatgcaaatgtgagtagatcaataggtactgctctggcgaaAAGGAAatggccctccatgcagtcatgccagccacatgaccttggaagagccagacaacaccggctctttggcttagaaatggagatgagcaccaactcccagattcggatacgactagacttgatatcaggggaaaatctttacctttacccttatcTATGTATGTCTATTAGGATGAGAACTCTAGTCTAGTCCAATATAACTGTAGGCAATCAACCTTAAGAAGGCTGACTATACGAATTCAAGCTGCATTATCTGGTGGCAATAACAACCCATTCATTTGGTCTCTGAAATAACTTTTCAGATTAAAAATGGAAAAGGCCCTTTAAACTCATTCTTAATTAATGTAAGAAGCAAGTTCATCTGTTCTACAAGATGTtcattaaataaaacaaacaagctATATCCCTACACCTGATATTCTTCTTGCCTTTCCAGTGTATTTCTCTGTCACTGCATCTTTAAGGCTAGTACAAGGCCCTAACCAAAATAACTTTTAAACTAAGTTGGGTGCATAAGGTTAGCCACTAGGTCTTGATAGGTGAATATAAGTCACAATAACTTTGAAATGCTACCGCACCTGAAGACAGAGAAACCATTATTTAGGTAATGAACCATTGTCTTTtgataattttatgcacaatttcTTGCCAAGTGGTGTTGCATTTAAAGTGAAAGTCTGGGTGCAATTAAAATGTCTAGAAAGGGGTGTTTCTTAAGTCGTGCCATCTCTGTTTCCAAGGGTTCTTTTTGACAAGAAAATCACTACTTGTAGTCGATCAAGACATTATCTAATACCGACTTCAAAGAGATCAGAATTTGTAAATACAACCATGTTGAAATAAGCTTACACCTTTTTGAATCTTCCAGCTTTGGGTAGCTGTTAATTTCATCTTCAGATAGTAAGAATAGCAAGCTGGACAGTACCACTAGTTGTCCAGTTAGCAAAGCCACAGTTTTGCATCCATTTTGTCTTATTAgattttctttccccctctttttttctttgcctGGTGTAGTATTTGCTTTTggaatcagaaaaaaaatgttcttttatgggttgttgtaggtttttcgggctgtatggccatattctagaagcattctctcctgacatttcacctgcatctatggcaggcatcctcagaggttgtgaggtctgttggaaaccaggaaaattgagtttatatatctgtggaaagtccagggtgggagaaagaactcttgtctgttggagctaggtgtgaatgttacaattggccaccttgattagcatttgatggccttacagtttttaggtgtggcttgttcctgcatgggggaatcctttgttgagaggtgattagctgttcctgattgtttcttgtctggagttcccctgtgtttgagttttgttctttatttacttttataattttagagtttttttattatgttcttttatgatagccatgtgttgGTCAAGTGGTCCTATAATTCTGTTTAGCCATTTATTCTATACATCTACATATTTTTCTCCtagttctttctgaagatagtACAACTGCTTGTATCCAGCCTTATGAAGAAGTACAGACCTCTGTCACAGACCTGCTGGAACCACAAGACAGTCTGGGGAGGTCTTTGAAATGCCATCAGAGCAGGGAGCTCCCCAGGATTCCTCCAAATAATGCCATAGACACTATTTTGTCTACCAGAAGTACAGAAAATGATCAGGGTCTGGGAATGGAGGGCCCTTACGAAGTGCTGAAAGACAGCTCCTCCCAAGAAAACATAGTTGAAGACTGTTTGTATGAAACTGTGAAGGAAATTAAAGAACTGGGAGCAACATCCAGCATAGAGAAGTGCAAGCCAAAAACTGCAGTGCTTGTTAATGGAAGTCTAGGCCATGTTCTGGCACCCAAGGTTGAATCGGCAGAGTATGCCTCAGTTGACAGAAATAAAAAAAGCCGCCAGAGTGCAAATTCAGAGAGTCCTCTTAGCAACACTCCAGACGTGGAAGATGAACCACCGCCTCCAGTCCCCCTGAAACTCCTTGATGAAAATGAAAATGTACAGGAGAAGGAGgtcgaggaggagaaagaggcaaCTGAAGGGCCCAGTGACCCTGACAAGGTAAATCTTatcttaaaaaataataaaaataatatcaacaacaacaacaacactttatttatattttgacctatctccccaaggggacttagggtggataAGAGTACACatacacgacaaacattcaatgccattttggatagacaggacaaGAGAGACAGAAacaacagaacagaaaggaggtatgttgtgcaACGTCCAGCTTGTTGGCACCTTagaggttgtgctcgaatccagccacaggggtacTGTCGCGCCATCCTCTGTGAGAAAGAGCCATCAGAACTTCCACATTCCTTTTGGTCACTGGGtcatttctgatctttttctttatggtgttgtacaATACCTCCTCCGCTTGTTTTAGCGGTTCCTAATTTCTCTATTTACAGCTCAAGTGTGTTTGAACTgtttaggtcaacagtaagctgggctgaaagtcAGGAGCTCAcgctttgaactggcaactttTCGGTTGCTAGATATTATCATTGCTGGTaatttatcagctgtgctaaagcccagctttATAATTCTTATAAAAAGTTGAGACTTGTTCTCCGTGTTTTCAAGGCTGCAATAGCAAATCCTTTCTGTCATTAGTGGATAGAAATAAAGGTGAATTTCTTTATTTACCAATGGTGGTAGAAATTTTCTAGCAATTTCTTCTGactaaagaaaagaatgaatttATAAACATGGACAACAGGTACACCTATGTGCCTTAGCTGTGTGTTATATACACGCAAGGGATATGCATGAGATAGTATTCTAATAGCTACAGTAGGGAAGGAAATTGTATGCATTTGGCGGCTGTTCCAAGAGTATTAAAAAATTAATGAGTTCTAAAATGTTTGCAGACATTTGCATAATGATTATTTTTCCATCGTTGTCAGTACAGAATGATTTATCACTTCCCAACAAGTTGTTAATGAATCTATCTTTTCCCCTAATATGTTCTTGTTCAAGAGCGGAACCAACTCATGCAAGTGCCATCAGTAGTTGGCCACCAAACACAAAAATGGGAGAGAGTAAGAATCTTGGACACAAATCTCATGACTTTGCTGATTAAAAATTAATACTCTGTGAACACTAGAGAGCTGTTCCGAGTGAGTACAAAGATGTGGAGCTAGATGGAAATTCATAGACACattcacacatgtatatatacatatacacacagataaaaAATGGGGAATACCAGTTTTTGTGAATAATTTTTTTGCAGAATTTATGTAATATGAAAGTGTTAATACGAATGtgtattaataaatataaaacatttgttgtgcatatgtgtgtgtgtgaatgaatgaaAAGGTCTTCCTCAGTAGAGTTTGCATACTACTTGTTTTACATTCTGGTATCTTCAGGTAGGTCTGGAAAGTGGTCTATTTGAAAACCCAGAGAGAGTCTATATTGAGTCAGATGGACCAATGGGTTATCTGTGTtcctgttttatattgtgtttgaaGACAACATGCACAACAATTGCCTTTTTTAATAAGCATTAGGGATAGTATCCTTCTAATCACTTGTGCATTCGTAAGTTCCATTTTGGAATGGTCAGAGAAGGCAATTCAATTTCCCTTGTGCTCTGTCCAAATCTTCCCACATCCCAACAGTGGCAAACCTCCCAAGAGGTTTACTTGCTGTTTTTATGTGCCAAAGGAGAGGTGATTCAGACcacatctatctgtctgtttgaAGCTcctgaaggaagaggaaaagaaaagcatgTGTTCATATTGTATGAGAGTGTATCCTTATTTCTCTGATCCACTTTCATGAGAAAGCTGAGTGAGATTGGTTTCTGTTCCATGATCTGAACCCCACCTTCCTCTCCCCACCATTATGCAACAGCACAAGGTGCCCCGCCCCCTTGGGAAATAACTGCTACTAGGCAGTGGGAAAACATGGAATCATGTCTATGGAGCGATGTATAATGTGGTATCTCAACCATCTATGCTATGCATATCAATTacagttattgttattgtttattcaagGTCATTACTCTCAGATAAGTGTATATAGCAATACATATTGCATCAAATTATATAGCTATCTTAGGTTGTAGCTCCTCTTCCTAAAGCACACACTTTTTCACACAAACAGAATCAGTGTTGTCATCCCCCATCCCACCAATACTAGGATTCAGTGTGGCTTGCCTGCACATTGTTGAGTGGAGAAAAGAAGATATTTTACATGATCCCTATTTTGTAGTTTGATTCTTGAGTCtgtaacagatagatagatagatagatagatagatagatagatagatagatagatagaacttGACATGTTGgcacttttttttaaagacaccCTTGAATtatgttgggattttttttatcagGACATAGAATGACCATACCATTTAGAATATCTGGATTACCTCTAAGTATGCTGTATCAAAATCTCCACATTCCCAGGTTAACATTGATGAAACGCCCTCTCCTGCTCCTAGAGGATATTGGGCGATATTTAAGGGCAATTGTTTGTAGTTGGGGTGTGATGGGGTACCCTGTTCTAAAGAAAAATTCTGTAAATCTAGGGAAATTAATTACAGTGAGCAATTAAACATTAATGACAGTTCTGTCTTTGTGCTGCCAAGCAGAGCAACATTTGCACTTCGCG
Encoded here:
- the PAG1 gene encoding phosphoprotein associated with glycosphingolipid-enriched microdomains 1 is translated as MGPDVGFFSTSLLHIIVWGGLAAMTMLLVLIFLIFLCSSCDREKRPKQLNGDHENLMNVPSDKEAFSHSVTSLATDPLASSEQNGGLSNGDVLSEDSTTACIQPYEEVQTSVTDLLEPQDSLGRSLKCHQSRELPRIPPNNAIDTILSTRSTENDQGLGMEGPYEVLKDSSSQENIVEDCLYETVKEIKELGATSSIEKCKPKTAVLVNGSLGHVLAPKVESAEYASVDRNKKSRQSANSESPLSNTPDVEDEPPPPVPLKLLDENENVQEKEVEEEKEATEGPSDPDKRLSSLSYKSREDDPSLTEEEISAMYSSVNKPGLSTRDLEPAYTCIPEIAPQKSPSICSGLYASVKDLENTPNITTFSQSGERLNGELEPDYEAIQTVHRDEDRNGLVPHSSQSTLSQENDYESIGDLQQHKDVTRL